The stretch of DNA CCTGATTTACCTCCCTTTGTTTTGCAGCCCTGCAAGGCCTTTTCGGTTCCCCAAAAGGTAAGACCcgccaaaaataaaaaataaataaaaaatgtttattaAGAAAGCTTTTCTCTCTCCTTGAGTCCATCAAAACCCAGCCGAGCTGTCATTCCTGTGTAGTGAATCATCAGCGTTATCGATGTGAAAAGGGCTCTCTGTACCTGGAACCGGCTAACAGTCACCCATGCTCCTTTACAAAAGATGCCTTTAAGTAGTTTCTCTCAAGTCAGAACACTGaatatacttgaataactacaaaatatTAAATAATGTCATTTTAATGAGCACCTTCTACTCTTTTTGATGTTCTACTGGTGTATCCATGTACCCTTCTCTTTTCTGCGTGCTTATCAGTACATATAATATTCATATAGTTATAAAGCCATCAGCCTTGTGTTTAATCAATACCTGTCCTTCATCTCCAGCTATGCAGAGCTGATTGCTGATTGGCCAGTGGTGGTCCTGGGGGTGTGTACAGTCCTCATCGTGGTGTGTGCCCTGGTGGGTATCCTGGTGCCAGACCTGCCAGACTTCTCAGACCCTTTACTGGTGAGTAGGCCAAGCCGACGGAAGGCACAACACTTTCTCCATAGAAAATCTTGGTCCTTATTTGACCAAGATGGACAACATATTGTTTCGCACACACTAAAATCATTATATTGAGTGGATGTGAAAAGTCCAAGATGTCAAAGGTGAATTTCCTGGTTAACTAAAAAGATGTCCTCTATTTCTTCAGGGATTTGAGCCACGAGGCACGGCCATAGGCCAGCGACTAGTCACATGGAACAACATGGTGAAAAACACAGGGTACAAAGCAACCCTGGCTAACTACCCATTCAAGTATGCGGACGAGCAGGCGAAAAGGTAACAAGTATAACCACACAGATCCTGTCCATTTGATGTCATCCTCCTAACCCTTTAGTGAAGCAGGCTAGATCAGGTTTAGGCCTGAGATGGAGTGATGAAGGCTGCtgagacagacaagcagacataCTAAATCTCAATCCCATCCTGCAAAAGGATCGCTAGGGAGGTTGTTCTATCCCAGGCCCATCTTCCATTACTTATCCCGATCACTGGGGGCCTGGTGAATAATCAAGGGCAGGTGTGTGTTTGCGCATGCAAGTATGTGGACTTGGGGGGCCTCCAGGGCCAGACCTGTCAGCAGGACTCTGCATCATTCTGCTTCAGCCCCTCAGTCTGCTCTGACAAACTCCTGATTAAAGggccatcctgtctgtctctgtcagagGATGTCACTCCCTGACCTGGCTATTATTATGATATTTAAAATAATGATAACAATATGATTGTATCATAAATCAGTAGAGTGATCACTATCACTGGCTTTGTCATCACTAATGGGTTGGCCTAAAACCATTTCCTTCATTTGTTTAAGAATTACCCTATTTTTAACTGCCTTTTTCATTTTGTTACCAAGTGAAAATCTAATAAGTATCTGTATGCTTTAAGTGGATTACATCTCATTCTTTCATGTAGATCTTCAGAATTAAAGGAACCTTTTATACAAATGTATGAAATGTCAACAGTGTAATCACACTTCAACTTTTGTATTCCAGTCACCAAGAGGACAGGTGGGCTGAAGATCACTTTGACAGAGATAAAAGACAAGCTGACTGGGACTTCAGTAAAGACAGTTTCTTCTGTGATGTCCCAGGTACAAACTCTTCACGCTTCTTCTGTTTGTCAAGTGTTTGACTGACAATGCTTGACTGTGATGAAATGCTAACCAGATGCTCTTTACTGTATGTGCAGGTGACAGATACTCTAGATTAGTATTCACATCTGCAGAGGGGAAAAACCTGTGGAACATACAAGCAATTAAATCTATGTGCAATTTGGACAATACACGGGTAAGTGGAACAGCACTGTTGAAGATGTGCCTCAGTATTTTCTCATTTCAAATGGTGCAATAAGCCCCATATTAGTCAGGTTATGGCTGGAGTCTATGCTGTCTCAGGCTGGAACTATCCTGACTTCCTGATATATTGGCCTTGTCTCCTGTTCTGATCTCCTTGGGTCAAtagttctgttctattctagtcATACTGTTCTTATCTCCTGTTGTGTTGTCCCCAGGTGCGCTCCCACCCGCAGTACTGGAGCCTGTGCCAGCGCACCACTGACGCCTCCTGCTGCCCCAGCTGGACCCTGGGAAACTACGTGGCCATCCTCACCAACAAGTCCTCCTGCCAGAAGATCACAGAGCGCGACGTGTCACACACCCTCAAGATCCTGCGCTCCTGCGCCAAGTACTACCACAATGGAACCCTGGGCCCCGACTGCTGGGACATGACCACGCGCCGGAAGGACCAGTCTAAGTGCACCAACGTCCCCCGCAAGTGCACCAAGTACAATGCCATCTACCAGATCCTCCATTTCCTGGTGGACAAAGACTTCCTGAGCCCAAAGAACACAGACTACCTTATCCCCACCCTTAAACACAGCATGTTGTTCTCCCCAACAGAGAAAGGGGAGACCATGATGAACATTTACCTGGACAACTTTGAGAACTGGAACTCCTCGGACGGCGTCACCACCATCACGGGGATTGAGTTCGGTATCAAACACAATCTGTTCCAGGACTACCTACTGACGGATACCGTGTATCCAGCCATAGCCATAGTAATTGTGCTGGTTGTCATGTGTGTGTACACCCGCTCTGTGTTCATCACCCTGATGACCATGATCGCCATCATCAGCTCCCTGATCGTGTCCTACTTCCTGTACCGCATGGTGTTCGACTTTGAGTTCTTCCCCTTCATGAACCTCACGGCCCTCATCATCCTGGTGGGTATCGGGGCGGACGACGCCTTCGTCCTCTGTGACGTGTGGAACTACACCAAGTTCGACAAGCCCAACGCTGAGCTGTCGGAGACGGTGAGCATCACTCTGCAGCACGCCGCCCTTTCCATGTTCGTCACCAGCTTTACCACGGCCGCAGCCTTCTATGCCAACTACGTTAGCAACATCACCGCCATCCGCTGTTTCGGCGTCTACGCCGGCACGGCCATCTTGGTTAACTACATACTGATGGTGACATGGCTGCCAGCCGTGGTGGTGCTCCATGAGCGTTACCTGCCCAACATCTTCACCTGCTCTAAACCTCCCCACCAGCAGACAGGGTTTTGCACCCGCACCCTCTGGGCCAATCTGTGCCAGAAAGCAAACAAGTGCCTGTTCACCGTCTCTGAGGCTTCCAGGATCTTCTTTGAGAAGGTGCTGCCGTGCATCGTGATCAAACTGCGTTACCTCTGGCTTTTCTGTTTCCTGGCCTTCACAGTGGGAGGGGCGTATGTGGTGTGTGTCAATCCCAAGATGAAGCTGCCTTCTCTGGAGCTGTCTGAGTTCAAAGTGTTCCGCTCCTCCCACCCGTTTGAGCGTTACGACGCAGAGTACAAGAAACTGTTCATGTTCGAGAGGGTCCACCATGGGGAGGACCTGCACATGCCCATCACCATCATCTGGGGGGTCAACCCCGTGGACAATGGGGACCCCCTCAACCCCAAGAACAAAGGCAAGCTGATGCTGGACAACACTTTCAACATCGCCAGCCCGGCCTCCCAGCTGTGGATCCTCAACTTCTGCCAGAAGCTGAGGAACCAGAGCTTTGTGTTCCAGTCGGAGGAGCAGGACTTCACCAGCTGCTTCATCGAGACCTTCAAGCAGTGGATGGAGAACCGGGACTGTGAAGAGGCCTCTGTCTACCCCTGCTGCAGCCAGTCTACCTTCCCCTACAAGCAGGACGTCTTTGAGCTGTGCATCAAGAGAGCCATCATGGAGCTGGACCGCAGCACCAGCTTCCACCTGGACAGTAAGACCCCCGGGCCTCGCTTCGACATAAACGACACTATCCGTGCCATCGTCCTGGAGTTCAAGAGCACCTACCTGTTCACGCTGGCCTATGAGAAGATGCACCAGTTCTACCACGAGGTGGACACCTGGATTCAGGAGGAGCTGAAGAATGCCCCAGACGGGCTGAAATACGGCTGGTTCGTCAGCAACCTGGAGTTCTATGACCTGCAGGACAGCCTATCAGATGGAACGCTCATCGCCATGGCGTTGTCCGTGGTGGTGGCCTTCGTGGTCATGCTCCTCACCACCTGGAACATCATCATCAGCCTCTACGCCATCCTCTCCATCGCGGGGACCATCTTCGTCACAGTGGGCTCGCTGGTGCTCCTGGGCTGGGAGCTCAACGTGCTGGAGTCGGTCACCATCTCAGTGGCGGTGGGTCTGTCAGTGGACTTCGCCGTACACTACGGAGTCGCCTATCGCCTTGCCCCCGAGCCTGACCGCGAGGGGAAGGTAGTCTTCTCCCTTGGCCGGATGGGTTCTGCTATCGCTATGGCGGCGCTCACCACCTTTGTTGCCGGGGCGATGATGATGCCATCCACGGTGCTGGCCTACACCCAGCTGGGCACCTTCATGATGCTCATCATGTGCATCAGTTGGGCCTTCGCCACCTTCTTCTTCCAGTGCATGTGCCGTTGCCTGGGCCCCCAGGGCACCTGCGGACAGATCCCCCTGCCCAAGAGGTTTCAGTGCCAGGCTTTCAAAGAGGGCACCACCAACATCCCCTCGCCCCAGGGCAAGCATGGCACCAAGTACCAACTGGACAGtcgagggggagaggtggagcaTGAGCATTACGAGCTGGAACCATTAGCCTCAAACCAAAAGAACGAGGAGAAACCTGCAGAGGAACAGGAGACGTGCACCCAGCTCTATAATGGAATAGCCCCCCACTCtgccccctgcacacacatcccTTTTAAGAGCAAGGCAGAGCCTGGCAGAGGTCCCTGCTCTGAAAATGGACTGGGCATACTGGCGACTGACGCCACACCCAGATGCCAGTACTCCCATAACACAACCTGCACATGTGGAGATCCCCCTCACCCTCAGCAGTCTATGGGTATGCAGTGGAACCCCCACCCATGTACTCAAGCCACCCAGGACTCCCCATTCCCCCTCACAGGCAGCCATGCCAACAAAGGCCAGACCCTCCTTTCCACTCTGGACGCAGTCTACAAACCAATAGGTTGCCGTATGCACTATGTCCACTGTCCCCCAGCCCACTTCCACCACTGCACCCCGAGCAGGGTGCCCAGACAGGGCCCTCACAACTGCCACCTCAGAAACTACTGTGTTCACACTGTCCCCCTCACAGGTGGCCTCCCCAGGGACCAACGCTCTGACCCAGCTGGGCTGGAGGAAGTACACCGGACTGGAGCATCCTCTGGCCCTAGTGGCAGCCCCACCATCCCAGTCCAGACTCACAGGCCTCCTTCCTCTGCTCTGGGCTGCACgttagcccacacacacacagggtgctgCATAGCCAATCATGAAACACAGAGGGCGGAAGAGAAAACGGTAAACGATCAGAGCGTGGATAATTATGTGTCCACTACGATGCAAAAGGACGCTTGTCATAAGATGCCTGGCAACAAGAAGCTTGAAACCAGTACTACTCCCGTCACATGGGAAGAAAGTGCCAAAACGTGCAAACAGAACCCCAAAAAAGAGAGGGCATCCTCAGCCTCTCCCAAGAAACTCTACTGTTTTAACAGGACTTTAAAAGTAAAGTGCAATTCTGGCGAGTTTAACGTGCCAAAAGCTGAAGCCAATGTGCCTGCTCTTGCAATAAATTCAAAACCTGCATCTGAAAGTTTATGTTGACAGCAAAGAGACTATATCTAAAGAGTAAACTTTTGTCATATCAAGCTACCATGAGCAGTGTCCCTGTGCAATTAAAAGTATTTGGGATATTTCACTGACCAAGTGCCTTATGTCGTTCATGTAAAAGTATGTCCCTATATATTCTGTGATTACTGTTTCTACTGTGCAGATATTGGTTTGATCGGTCAGATGTACTGTATTATTTTTGAGTACACTGTAATTTTCTGAAGCTCTAACCTGTTTAAGGAATGGTGAACCATTGACTTTATTCCATAAGAACCACAGGCCTTAGTAGCCTGTTTCACGTtgccacatgccttttggtcCAATATGAAAGATGTACTGTATGATTATAAAGTCATTTTAACAAGATTGTCTGTCTCTTTCCACTCAGCTCCTACAGAATGAAATAAAGTATCTCAAGGGTTTGTTCAAAGGGCACGGTTTGAAATAACACCTGTTTCATTGTCTCACTGCTGCTGGAGTCTTCAGAAGACTCAGTCTGGCCTGAGGCCACGGTGCTGTGCTGGGCTCTTTGCTCTTCTACACCACACAGACGTTTGATTTCTAATCTTCACTCCCCAAGAGCCTGCATCACATTCCAAGCAGGTCAGACTCCTACGCAGTAGGGCATCAGCAGGTCAGAATCCTACGCAGTAGGTCAGAATCATACACAGCAGGTCAGAATCATACACAGTAGGACatcagcagatgctcttatctagAGCTACTTACAGGGGCAAGTGCCTTGCTcacggatttgaaccagcgaccttttggttagtgacccaatgctcttaaccactagaccatCTACACATATAACTGAGCAATTTTCTAACAGACAATGCTGTAAAGAGAAACTCTAAAACCCAGGAATAGTAGAACTCATGGGTCCTATCATTTCATTTTGTAACATCAATTACATTCTGTTTACTCCCTTTGTTAACTCCATCCAGGAAAAAGTATCCTAGAAATTGACCAATTCCATTCATTCACAAATCCAAACTTCCATTCAAAGTCCTGTGTTTTATTTGCTGCCATCCATCCCACCTAACAGGTTTCCCTGGTGGTCCAAGATCTTGGCCAAACCTTCTGCTGCAAAGCAAACATATACATTAGACCGCCAGGCTCTGCAGGCAGTATGACTCAGCACAGCAGACAGTTATAATTACACTTTCAGTCGTGAATTAATGTCAGATATGCAGCTCTGAACTAGGCTACCAGACACGTGTAATTATCTGTGAGAGAGAGGCCATGGTGGCACTGTAGCTCATCTCCCTTAGTCTCCGACACCGTCACCCACTCAAAAGCACAGATCAGATTTTAACATTGATCAGGGGTACAATAAAACGATATGGTGTGAGTGAGTATAAATTCCTCAAGCAGCTGCCAAGTCCTCTTTTTAATTGTTCCACTCCTTTTCTATCTCACACTTTATTGGGAAAGGGTCAGACAGAAACTAGGCACAGACATTTCTTAGCTGTCAATCACACATCTAGTCTATTCCCCATCCCTGTTCAGCCTTGTCAATCACCGAGGGCTGCAGATGGGACCTCTGTCACTCATAGGGGCAACTGTTTGAACCTCTCACTGGCTGGAAACTTTCCAAAAGGACATGTCTCCTGTGTAAACTTGTCCCAATGTTTCTGCAGTCCTGACCTGGGGAATTCCACAGAAAAAACAATATGCACCTTTGACTGGGGAAGATGGCTATCCACATCTTTCTTTTGCGTGAACACTCACTACAGGGAGAACTACAAGAAATACACATGGCACAAAGTGACAGACTTATCTCAGATGGTTAACGGAAGCATTCTGCCAATCTGATCTTTACCTGAGAAAATTGTACTCGGGGAGACTGCTCCTCATATCTAAGAAAGAAGGGCTTCAATCTACTCTATCATAAAGGGCTAGCCGCTAGTGAGTGTACTGTAAATTAGGCAGTTAATGAGTGGTAGCCCATATTGCCTTGAGTTGAGTTCATTTAACTTGGTATTTCATTGTGCACAGCACATTAAAAGGAGTCTGTGGCACAGGTCGTATCCTGAAGTTCACCTTACATAGCTACCATagattggggtggcaggtagcctagtggttagagcggtgggtCAATAAATGAAAAGTTGGTGAATCAAATCCCAGAGagaacaaggtaaaaatcttttctgcccctgaataaggcagttaactcactgtgtcCCAGgaggatgtcattgtaaataagaatttgttcttaactgacttgcctagttaaataaagatatatatatatatatataaacatccTGGTATCACAGATTTATTCAGTATTTTCATAACATTGGCTGCTCGTGCAATCTCATAAGAAGCAATTACCAGAGGAGATAACTTGAATAATGTGGAACTTCAAACTGTAGGGGAGATATGGCTGGAAAAACAGGTGATGGAGACAGACATAATATCCTCCCttatccctctgctctccccacgCTGGCAAGGTCACTCCAGCGTTCCAAGTGCAGAAAACACCTGTTTCCAGAGGGTCAGTTGTGAAATAGGTCCTCTCTTCCCTGTGTGGAATCTGAAGGCTGATGCCGTACCAAATACTCACAGCCGGAGCCCCAGGGGTAGATGGGAAAAGCAGTTATGCTCCATTAAAACTCCATGCTCTTGATGGCCACTCaggcctgtctttctctctgaggaCAGACGGCAATCAGAGAAGTTGACTGCAGGTGCTCCATCAACTCCTTTCCTACCACATGGCCTCTAGCCTGGGTTGGGTAGGCTACCAGTACCTGACTGCACAAACAGTCAGGGGGGGGGAAACAGGCCTCTGGTCTCCAATAGAACATTGTCTATATTATTTTCCCTTATCCCCTTCTGAAATAGAGATGGAAGTCAAAGGTACCGCTGTGCATTACTACTAACCTCTGTTTTGCTTTCTAACCCCCTTATCCCATACCCACAAACCAtacctatcacacacacacaaacaaagacaCAAACCCTTAAAAACGCATGGCTTAATTTTACCCACCAGGGGGAAAAGTGTGGTTGGTTAGAGCGATTTGCATGAGAGATCCTGTTATACTGAACTGGGCTTCATATGACCCAGACTGGATGGACTGTGTTCCCTGGTCTTTATACACCAACCAGCTCACAGTAGATTGACCACTCCGATCAATGGATTTCACCTCAGCTTGAGCGGAAAGCATATCGTTATATTTGTCTTTAACTGAGGTCAAATATTTGCTATGGTTCTGGGGCAGCATTTATTACATTTTCCTGTGAGGGGAATCTGACCAGCATGCGCCTCTGTTCCAATAATACTACGGATCCCTGAAATAACTGTAAAGCGAAGACCTGTAGTTTatttacttggtaaatatttgttAATTTTTTCAATTTGAGCTCTAAGGTTCTTGCAAATTGAATATTTGACAAAGCATAATACtattgtaggatcttaatttgatcactcttgttgctgagaattttcctgcactgcAGAGAATGCAGATGGGCTTCGCAATTTACATAGATTCACAAAAAATATTAATAGTATTGCACTTTTAATGTAACCTAGTTTTGCCCAGCTAACTAATGGtctaaccaccgatcaagcaacattatggactaaacattCAAATCTTGTAGATGCAgcattattttgctgtgacaatataggtcaaattaagatcctacacctgtacagAAGCACTTTTGTCTCATGATTTGTGGTTTAAGTTAGTTTTTGTAGAACCGCACTGTGCTTTCTATCTTCTCATAGTTATACGAGAAAAATCACATGATCATTAAGGCTATGCTTTTACATTATCTCCATCAGAGATCCATTCCTGATACTGAAACATGGTATAGTACTTTAAGAGTTTTAAATGAAAATATGAGATAGTTACAAAACTGAAATGGTAGTTATATGGTAGGCCTAGTTTAAATGTACATTCAAAACCTTTCCAATAACAGTAGATGTCTAAATGTGTGCTGAGTTAATTAACACAGGTCAGGCAAGGTTTCCATAAAGGAGTCTTAAAcactcccactgggcacacagtggttgaatcaacgttgtttccacgtcatttcaatggaATAACGCTGAACCAACTtggaatagacattgaactgacatctgtgcccagtgacTTCTGGGAGAGGATGATGTTATTCTCCGCTCCTCCTTACAGCAGGGAGTTTTACTCTACCTGGTGGCATACTGGTTTCAGACATAGACTCTATATTGAGGAAGTAGGGAGGAGATAAGATTGAGTCATTTTTCGAATCCTCAAAAAAAGTTCACAATTATTATTCGAGTTTTGTAGAGAAGTTGGAATGTTTTATTAAAAGTGCCAAAATCCTTACATTAGTTATATTACAATGTGTAAATGTTAACCATGAGAACTGTGCATTGTACACACTGCAAAACACACAATAATCatagatggcgccgacagacatggcagctctgcttctagctccaaaGCAATTTCGCAttattttgtttatttgtgtCATTTCTttgattcattttttatttatttaaatacaagcatttcgctacacctgcaataacatctgctaaatatgttttttgtgaccaataaaatgtgatttataCAGAAGGTAACGTTTCACAGTTCCAATATTAGTGAATAAAGGTTGACTGCCACCTAGTGGTCAAAAACAAACTATGCCAAAAAACAGGACCCTCTTCATTTTGCCTGTAATCAACATGGTAAAAGTTCTTAATGCCATACAGACAAAATAAAAATGAATGATGTACGAATTCACAGTACAGTTAAATAAGATTTCCACTTAAGCATACAGGCTGTGGGAaaatgagtcaacaacattaagTTCCAACTGTCATATTTACAAGTGTGATATCCCCATTGTTATCTTTGGCGGTGTTCTTTTTGTCCTTAAGAATCTTGGACATGAGCTTCTCATAGAACCATTGAATATCCTGTGTGTCCTCCGGCCACTGCAGGTAATCCCTCTTCTGGGCAAAGGTCCTAATGCCTTCATGTTTCATCAGTCTGTAATGGGGGACATTCCCCACAACCACCATGATGAGAACATCTCTGAGCTCCTCCAGCATTCTGCTCTGAGCCAGGGTAAAGGCCTCCAGGCACCAGCCGTCCTTGAGGAACTCTTTAGACACGATACAAACTGTCTTCCTGCTCCCCCATATGGCGTCCCTGATATTGAACAGGTGATCTTCACCTGGGATGAAGTCTCTGACCTCGAAGCAGCAGCGGAGGACGTTTCGCTCCGCGAACTGAGAGTCTAGTCTGTTCAACAGGGCGGTTTCTACCCACTTGTAGTCGTTGTTGCTGAAGCATAAGTAAGCGTCATACCGAGGGCCACCAGCAGAAGGATCCATCCTAGGGCCCTCAAGGATCCTGGCGGTCACCTTTTTGTAAACTTTGAAGAGGAATCCACGGAGACGAGCGAAAACGATTGTTCcgaccatgatcaggatgatgaGCGCTGTGCAGCCGATGAAGAGCGAGAGCCTCAGCTCCTGAACCAGCCTCTCGTCATCCTCCTCACACAATATGACTGAGCTGTAATTCAACAGGCTGATGCCATGGAGATCTGAAGGAAACTCACAGCTGAATTCATTCACGCCAGGGTCAGGAAAAGTCACGTTAGTCCCTTTCAGCCACGTCAGAAAGTCCTCCAGACCGCAGTCACAGTGGAATTGATTCCTATACAGGTTGATCCAGCTGAGAGAATGGAAAGCTTCTGGGTCAGGAGAGGCCAGAAAATTGTAAGAGAGGTCAACTGTTTTGAGACTCTCTGGGAAAATGTCTGCTTTGAGGTATGTGAGTGAGTTGAAGTGAAGATCCATCTCTTCCAGAGAGATGAGGCCTTTAAATATACCATCTGGGAGAGCCTGCAGGGAGTTAAAGCTTAAATCCAGACTTAAAAGCTTGCCAAGATTTTCAAATATATGCATACACTCTCCCCGTGCCCATATCATCTGCAAGGCGATGTTCCTTAGCTCAAGCAGCTTCAGAGAGTTCACAGCTGGCACTGAAATATTATTGTTAAGGGTGCACCACTTTATGAAGTTGTTACCATACCAGAGAAACTCAATGTGCATTAATTTAGTTAAAACTGTGTATACATCCTCTAAATTAGTTAACCTGTTGTTTTGAACATTAAGTATGATCGCATTATTAGCAAAGACAGAGAGGCCCTCTAAGGACGTAATCTTATTATCAGCCAAACGAAGAAGTTGGATGTTTGGTAGTGGTGCAAGGGAACCATATGTACCTAGTTCCCGAATAGAGTTTCCTGTAAGATCCAGAACTTGTATGTTTGGAAGTCCTTTAAATGCTTGATATCCCAATGCACCAATATGGTTGTAAGATAAATCAAGTTCTAAAATATTGGGTAGATTGTCAAACGTGTAAGAATAGATTTCCCCTAAAAGATTGTGTGACAGGTTGAGCTTTTGTACATTTTGAAGACCAAAAAACGCCTCCCTGTCAATCTGGTTAATTTTGTTTTGGGCTATTGTTATGTACTCTACCTCTCTCAGCGGACTGAATACTGCATATTGCAATGTAAATATAAAGCATTTGGACAAATCTAGAATCTTGACACTACTATTCTTGAGGCCCTCAAATGTTTGCCTGTCTGGGTCTTTCACATTGCTGAAACCAAATGATTTCCCCATGGTGCTGTGTTCCAGAATAAGATGGTGGATTTTGGTCCCTTGGATTGCATTGAAAAACAGTTTTGCCTTGTCCACATCGAATCCATTGGAAGATAAGTCAAGTGTCTCCATGGACATGTTCCGAAAAGGATTTCCGCATCGTTTCCAGTCAAAGCCATACTGAGTCATGCTATATAGATAGAGGCTGCTCAACTTGAGGAGCCGAAAGTGTTTGCCTTGAAAGCCAATCAAATCTTCCTCACATATGCTTTCCATCCGGTTTAGGGCAACATTTAGCTCTTGGAAATCTGTAATGTTCACAAAGAACAGAGCAGGCTGGATTCTTTTCACCTGGTTACCATACAGATCTAGTGTTTCCAAGGAAACCAGGGGCTTGAGATAGTCACCCTGTAAAATAGATTCAGTCAGGTCACAcctatatagagagagagctcTCAGGTTGGACAGTCCCACAAATGCATCTGGCTCAATTTGTAAACCTGTGTTATACCCTAAATAAAGCACTGCCAAGTTTTCCAGCCTTTGAAAGGTGTTAGTTCTT from Salvelinus fontinalis isolate EN_2023a chromosome 20, ASM2944872v1, whole genome shotgun sequence encodes:
- the LOC129817393 gene encoding protein dispatched homolog 1-like, with product MALSDANGDLLLLSNASLPPSATTMASGTSSPASSASLSNTEGGDVSVVSTPRTQQRHRHQPRPTPPHKEPQQRSRVSQDGGAVKQNGSLRAPSSSTSSSHLTDSQRLAKLLPSALSTTSSLSPPQPPPLSPPPPCCHRCPFHPPLCCHGNQQECHIFQTHAPALQLHPGSCSCCLQASPPSLCLHHRWQEHLQNQPNVAGLSPARPFRFPKSYAELIADWPVVVLGVCTVLIVVCALVGILVPDLPDFSDPLLGFEPRGTAIGQRLVTWNNMVKNTGYKATLANYPFKYADEQAKSHQEDRWAEDHFDRDKRQADWDFSKDSFFCDVPGDRYSRLVFTSAEGKNLWNIQAIKSMCNLDNTRVRSHPQYWSLCQRTTDASCCPSWTLGNYVAILTNKSSCQKITERDVSHTLKILRSCAKYYHNGTLGPDCWDMTTRRKDQSKCTNVPRKCTKYNAIYQILHFLVDKDFLSPKNTDYLIPTLKHSMLFSPTEKGETMMNIYLDNFENWNSSDGVTTITGIEFGIKHNLFQDYLLTDTVYPAIAIVIVLVVMCVYTRSVFITLMTMIAIISSLIVSYFLYRMVFDFEFFPFMNLTALIILVGIGADDAFVLCDVWNYTKFDKPNAELSETVSITLQHAALSMFVTSFTTAAAFYANYVSNITAIRCFGVYAGTAILVNYILMVTWLPAVVVLHERYLPNIFTCSKPPHQQTGFCTRTLWANLCQKANKCLFTVSEASRIFFEKVLPCIVIKLRYLWLFCFLAFTVGGAYVVCVNPKMKLPSLELSEFKVFRSSHPFERYDAEYKKLFMFERVHHGEDLHMPITIIWGVNPVDNGDPLNPKNKGKLMLDNTFNIASPASQLWILNFCQKLRNQSFVFQSEEQDFTSCFIETFKQWMENRDCEEASVYPCCSQSTFPYKQDVFELCIKRAIMELDRSTSFHLDSKTPGPRFDINDTIRAIVLEFKSTYLFTLAYEKMHQFYHEVDTWIQEELKNAPDGLKYGWFVSNLEFYDLQDSLSDGTLIAMALSVVVAFVVMLLTTWNIIISLYAILSIAGTIFVTVGSLVLLGWELNVLESVTISVAVGLSVDFAVHYGVAYRLAPEPDREGKVVFSLGRMGSAIAMAALTTFVAGAMMMPSTVLAYTQLGTFMMLIMCISWAFATFFFQCMCRCLGPQGTCGQIPLPKRFQCQAFKEGTTNIPSPQGKHGTKYQLDSRGGEVEHEHYELEPLASNQKNEEKPAEEQETCTQLYNGIAPHSAPCTHIPFKSKAEPGRGPCSENGLGILATDATPRCQYSHNTTCTCGDPPHPQQSMGMQWNPHPCTQATQDSPFPLTGSHANKGQTLLSTLDAVYKPIGCRMHYVHCPPAHFHHCTPSRVPRQGPHNCHLRNYCVHTVPLTGGLPRDQRSDPAGLEEVHRTGASSGPSGSPTIPVQTHRPPSSALGCTLAHTHTGCCIANHETQRAEEKTVNDQSVDNYVSTTMQKDACHKMPGNKKLETSTTPVTWEESAKTCKQNPKKERASSASPKKLYCFNRTLKVKCNSGEFNVPKAEANVPALAINSKPASESLC
- the LOC129817395 gene encoding toll-like receptor 5, whose translation is MMRNLILLTIFGEYLQVMKCTPKCPIYGSIAACTSQSLYQVPALPPYIAILYMRDNYISEINETSFSGLERLKELDLSWQRVNGLIIRTNTFQRLENLAVLYLGYNTGLQIEPDAFVGLSNLRALSLYRCDLTESILQGDYLKPLVSLETLDLYGNQVKRIQPALFFVNITDFQELNVALNRMESICEEDLIGFQGKHFRLLKLSSLYLYSMTQYGFDWKRCGNPFRNMSMETLDLSSNGFDVDKAKLFFNAIQGTKIHHLILEHSTMGKSFGFSNVKDPDRQTFEGLKNSSVKILDLSKCFIFTLQYAVFSPLREVEYITIAQNKINQIDREAFFGLQNVQKLNLSHNLLGEIYSYTFDNLPNILELDLSYNHIGALGYQAFKGLPNIQVLDLTGNSIRELGTYGSLAPLPNIQLLRLADNKITSLEGLSVFANNAIILNVQNNRLTNLEDVYTVLTKLMHIEFLWYGNNFIKWCTLNNNISVPAVNSLKLLELRNIALQMIWARGECMHIFENLGKLLSLDLSFNSLQALPDGIFKGLISLEEMDLHFNSLTYLKADIFPESLKTVDLSYNFLASPDPEAFHSLSWINLYRNQFHCDCGLEDFLTWLKGTNVTFPDPGVNEFSCEFPSDLHGISLLNYSSVILCEEDDERLVQELRLSLFIGCTALIILIMVGTIVFARLRGFLFKVYKKVTARILEGPRMDPSAGGPRYDAYLCFSNNDYKWVETALLNRLDSQFAERNVLRCCFEVRDFIPGEDHLFNIRDAIWGSRKTVCIVSKEFLKDGWCLEAFTLAQSRMLEELRDVLIMVVVGNVPHYRLMKHEGIRTFAQKRDYLQWPEDTQDIQWFYEKLMSKILKDKKNTAKDNNGDITLVNMTVGT